GATCGCCTTGCCTTTCCTGGACTTCCAGTCCATCTTATTAGTTAAAATTTTCATTGCTTAGCTCCGTTTCAGAAGAGAGGTTAAGCCATAAAAAAGCAGTGGAAAGCCCCTTTCATAAACAACTTGGCTGATAACAGCAGTGACCTGGGTCATTATATCTAACAAACAAGTATCAGCTGTTTTGTTTAGATGCCAGGATTGCTGGCGATCAGTCCAATAGTTCCATCACGGCCGCCACATCCGACCAAGACGGTCTTGTCCAACCCATAACTACTTTTGGCATCCCAGTCTGTGTGTGTCTGGTTATTTCATACAGTAAGCAAGGAGAGATATTTTTGGCTCCTAGCTGGGTGATGACATGGGAGCGGATTGCATGGCTTTTGATTGCATATCGTTTCTTACAGTTCACCGTCCAGCGATGACTGAACAACTTCAGAGAAGGATCATATGACTTTGGAAAGATCAGCTCATCAGAAGTGTTCTCGACTACATCAGGCAGGAGCTCTTCTAAAACTGCTTTTAGTTTCATGCAAATTGGAACCTTACGTACATCTTTTTCTCCACCTTTCAGCCGTCGTTCAATCGTTTCGGTCTGCCACTCAATCAAGCGTATGGATAACTCGGACATGTCTATGTCGGAATATCTCAAGCCTTGGTGATCCATTGCACGACAGCCTGTATAAAGCTGAAGGAAGAATCCAAGATCTTTTAGCTGGAGTGCCTTGACCTTTGCTTGTTGAACAAGTTCAGGGGCTAATGCATCATCTTTCGTTGATTCTTTTAGTTTCTTTTTCAGGCCAGACCATACATTTATTTGAACTTCACCGGCATCAATAGCCCAAGTCCAGAAGGCGAGCATTGTTCCAAGTTCTGTCTTGACACTTGAAGGTTTCTTTTGCTCCAGAAGGTGGTCCTTGTATGCAGCTGCTTGCTTGCGGTTGATGCCAGCTAGGTGGTCACTGCCATACCAATCAGCCAAACGCCTAAGACGACCTCTCCAGGACAGCTCTGTCGTAGCGGCAGGAGCTTCAGCCTTGAGTCTTCGGTCTATCCACGTCAGATAGCTGCTAGAGCCGCTTAGAGAGGCTTCTAGCTGCTGAGGAAGCTTGGGCTGAGGCTCATCAGGCAAACCCGGCTTTTCAAGCTCTTCACGGCTGTAGAGCACTGAGTTGATCTGGTCATCAGTGAGACCAACGCTTTTAAGACGTTGTTCGAGATGGATCAGAACAATGCCATCAACATCAGGACCACCGTCTTGCTCGAACTGCTGACCTATGGGATCTAAACCGCGCTTGTCTTGGAAGAGCTTGTCGATCTCCAGAACAATCCGAGTTCGATTCTTGAGAGCTTCCGCATGCGTCTTGCCAGCCTTCCTGACCACGGCGCTGGTACCCATGACCTTCCTGAGCGGATTGGGGACAGCAACACGGATGTAAAAGCCGCTACGGCCTGGGATAGTTGTGATGGCGCCCATAACAGCACTGTATCTACAACCTGTACCTACAATATCCCAAAAGATCCCTGTCCACCACTAAAAGAAATCGTTTTCGTCAGCCATGAAAATCGCCAGCTGGAATGTCAACTCAGTGCGAACCCGACTGGATCATGTTCTGAATTGGCTTGAGCACTCACAAGCAGATCTGTTGGCATTGCAGGAAACCAAGGTGGACGACCCTCAATTTCCGCTAGAGCCGTTTCTCCAGAGGGGATATCAAGTTCAGATTCACGGACAGAAGGCCTACAACGGCGTTGCACTGATTAGTCGCACACCACTGGAGGACGTGCGCATGGGTTTCAGCGCAGAACTCGTTGACGACGCAGAAGCCGAAGAGCTTGGAGCGCAAAAACGCGTCATCAGCGCTCTCATCGATGGCGTACGAGTCGTGAATTTGTACGTCCCCAATGGATCAAGTCTCAGCTCGGATAAATACAGCTTCAAACTCACCTGGCTGTCCTGTCTGGAGCGCTACTTAAGGGCCATCCAAACCAGAGATGAACCGCTTTGCGTGATGGGAGATTTCAATATTGGTCTTGACGCGAAAGACCTCCCTGATCCAGATCGCTTAACCGGGGGGATCATGGCCTCAGATCGCGAGCGGAACGCGTTGAAAGCGGCCCTAGGTCCTGACCTTCAGGATGCATTTCGTCTGTTCGAACCGAACAGCGGCCATTGGAGCTGGTGGGATTACCGCAGTGGTGCTTGGGATCGAGATCGTGGCTGGCGAATCGATCACATCTATCTCGATGAAACGCTTCGGGACGTAGCTCGCAGCTGTTCAATCGACAAGCAAGAACGGGGACGCATCCAACCCAGCGACCACGCACCTGTCGTGGTGGACCTGGCCTGGGACTTCGAGGAGGACGAAGAGGTTGAGGACTGATTCTGTCCAGAACGATGCTTGAAGCCAACACTTCGTTCAATACACAATGGCTTCTGCGGGAAGAGATTGTCCCTCGGCTTGCAATTGCACGGAACGTCGCATCGACTCACCGCAACTCTGAGGTGTCGGGAAGATTTTTCCGGGATTGGCACGGCCAAGCGGATCAAAAGCAAGCCGAACCCACTGCATGCTGACCAGGTCATCGGCGCTGAACATTTGGTCGAGATAACAGCGTTTATCACTGCCAACCCCGTGTTCACCGCTGATGCTGCCGCCAACCTCAAGGCAAAGATTCATGATCGCGCCGCCGAGAGCTTTCACCCGTTCATTCACACCCTGCTCTGAGGCGCGGTACAAGATCAAAGGATGCAGGTTGCCATCACCGGCATGGAACACATTCGCAACAACGAGACCGTGTTCGGCACTGAGCTGATCAATGGCCTCGAGGACCCTGGGCAGCGCCGTACGTGGCACCACACCGTCTTGGAGGTAATAGCTGGGGTATTGCCTACCCAGCGCTGAAATGGCACTTTTACGGCCTTTCCAAAGACGGGCGCGATCCTCTTCACTCCAGGCTTCACGGATCGCTCCAGCCCCAGCCTCTCGACAAAGGGCCGTGCTGACTGTGACCGCTTGCTTGACCTCCTGTTCCTGTCCATCGAGCTCAATCAATAAAACAGCTCCGGCCTCCGGCGGATATTCCTCTTCTCCAAACGCTTCATTCACCGCCTCAATGCAGGTCTGATCCATGATTTCCAGACCAGCCGGCAACACCCCCGCGCGAGTGATCAACCGCACAGCCTCTCCAGCGGCCTGCATGGACGGGAAATCTGCCAGCAACACACCAACAGCATCGGGAGCACGCAACAAGCGAAGGGTGATCGCCGTGGCGATTCCAAGGGTGCCCTCACTCCCAATGAACACACCCCGAAGATCAAGCTCAGCCGCATCGCACAACGAGGTGCCAAGGCGCGTGGGTGTGCCGTTAGGCAGCACTACATCCAAGGAGAGCACATGGTTGCTGGTGACGCCGTACTTCAAACAATGCACACCACCTGAATTTTCAGCGACATTGCCACCGATGCTGCAAACCACCTGACTCGAAGGATCTGGAGCGTAATAAAAGCCATCACCAACAACCGCACGACTCACCCAACTATTGATCACCCCAGGCTCCACCGTGATCGTCTGATTTTCGAGATCAATCTCGAGAATGCGGCGCATCCGACTGGTCACGACCAACAGCGCTTCTTGCTCAACCAACGCACCACCTGAAAGCCCCGTGCCACTCCCTCTCGCCACAAAAGGAATGCCTTGACGATGACAACACGCCAAAATTTGGGCTACCTGTTCGGCCGTTTCCGGCAACACCGCAAGCCTTGGCATGTGCCGATCCATGGTGAGACCGTCACAGTCGTAAGACAACAATTCCTGCCGTTTCGCGACCACTGATTTGGAGGGAAGAAACCCTCTCAACTCCCGCTCAAGCGCTGGCCAGTCGTAGTTCACTGATGACGTGCCGAACAGTTGCAACCTAGGCAGGTTTGTCATCAATTCTTAGGCTTCAACTACAGAAAAAACACATCGGGCCGATCTTGGGTCAAGATGTTGCACGGTTTGCAATTGCCCTTTGGCTCCCGTCCCCGTGACTGCTTCCAACCTGAACACCAGCCACTCCGAAGCCATTTTCAGTGCTGCCAAGGCTCTGATGCCCGGCGGAGTGAGCTCTCCGGTGCGCGCCTTCAAGTCGGTTGGCGGACAACCCATCGTGTTCGATCGGGTTAAAGGTCCTTACGCCTGGGATGTCGATGGCAATAAGTACGTGGACTACATCGGCAGCTGGGGGCCAGCCATCTGCGGTCATGCTCATCCAGAGGTCATCAGCGCTCTCCAAGAGGCGATCGAAAAAGGCACAAGCTTTGGTGCTCCCTGCGCTTTAGAGAACACCCTGGCCGAGATGGTGATTGAAGCCGTCCCAAGCGTTGAGATGGTGCGCTTTGTGAACAGCGGCACGGAAGCCTGCATGTCGATGCTGCGCCTGATTCGAGCTTTTACAGGGCGCGACAAAATCATCAAGTTCGAAGGCTGTTACCACGGCCATGCGGACATGTTCCTCGTCAAAGCTGGCTCAGGCGTGGCAACACTCGGTTTGCCTGATTCCCCCGGAGTGCCAAGGAGCACCACAGCCAACACGCTGACAGCTCCTTACAACGATCTGGAATCGGTCAAGCAGCTCTTCGCTGAGAATCCTGACGCCATTGCTGGCGTGATTCTCGAGCCGATTGTGGGCAATGCAGGGTTCATTCAACCTGAACCAGGCTTTTTGGAGGGCTTGCGAGAACTCACCAAAGAAAACGGAGCACTTCTCGTCTTCGACGAAGTGATGACTGGATTCCGCATCAGCTACGGCGGCGCCCAAGCACACTTTGGAGTAACTCCCGATCTCACCACGATGGGAAAGGTGATTGGAGGAGGCTTACCCGTTGGTGCCTATGGCGGTCGCAAGGAGATCATGGAAATGGTCGCCCCAGCGGGTCCTATGTATCAAGCAGGAACGTTGAGTGGCAATCCGTTGGCAATGACGGCTGGAATCAAAACACTTGAATTACTTAAGCAGCCAGGAAGTTACGAAAAGCTCACTGCCACAACCGAACGCTTAATTCAAGGAATCCTGGATGCAGGCAGAGAAGCGGGGCTTCCAATCACCGGTGGCAGCGTTGGAGCCATGTTTGGTTTCTTCCTTTGTGAAGGTCCAGTCCGTAACTTCGAAGAAGCGAAAGCAACCGATTCCGTTCGATTTGGACAACTGCACAGAGCAATGCTGGAACGCGGTGTATACCTTGCACCCTCAGCCTTTGAAGCTGGCTTCACGTCGCTTGCTCATTCAGATGAGAACATCGACGCGACCATCCAGGCCTTCCGAGACAGCTTCGCTGCAATCTCCTGAATCGAACAAAGATCAAAGGTCAATGTGTCGCCCATGCGACGCTGAGCCTTGTTTTACTGGTCACTGGCGCTCAAGCCAACGAGACGAAACCATCTCGACAACAACCCTCTTGGGTTGATTTGAATCTGGATTTCACAGCTCAACCGTTGGTTGGAGTTTCAGGAGGACTAGAGCCGTCCTCAAGTAGTTGGATGCAACAAGTTGCCGCGGGACTCACCCTCAGCACGGGCCTCAACAAAGATCGAAGCAACTGGACAGATTTAGATCACTGGCAAATTCAGTTGGGACTAAGTCAGTTCGCAGGCAATCCAAATCTCAATGATCAACTAGGAACAGACTATCCACTGCAAAGCTTGGTCACTCCAACAGGAATGTGGATCACACAAGCATCATTAGAGCGAATCGAAGGCGATAACAAACTCGATTGGAGCATGAATGCTGGAGTAATCGCAATCGGAAACAATTTAATGGATATACCGATCCTAGATTACTATATAAACGACACATTAGACACACCTTACAATCTATCCGTGATTGGCTATCCAATCACACCACTTACCGCGACAGGAGCACAAATAGGCTTGCACCACAATCAACTAGGAAGCCTTGATTATGCCTACTACAACTTAGACAAGACCCGTCAAATTGCGGGCTCTCTAGGGGTTACGCCACTAACACCGAAGCTCGAAGGCAATCTACAACTTGTCCAGTGGTCGATCAATCCGTTAGCCAATTCGAAACAAACAACAACAGAGGAAGGAGAACAAAACATGCCCGACCCGCTCATTCAATTGGGCGGCTACATTTCAACTACCAACTTGGACGTAAGCTCGAACAAAAATATGGGCGAGGGTACCAATCGAGGCATTTACGGAGCAGTCACTTGGCCAATATCCCTACCGATTGGGAAAGACAGCAGGATCTGGATCTCTAGCAACTTCAGTCTCGATCCAAACAACAATCCACTAGCAAGCTATACAGCTGCAGGACTGCTCAGCCAAGGCATCTTGCATGGCAGGCCTCAAGATGTACTGGCAATAGGCTTAAACCGAAGCGGATTCAGTCGCAGCATTACCCCCGACCAAAGCTACGAAGGGGTCATCGAACTCAACTACAAGATACAAATCTCTGAGCGCCTACAAATACAGCCGCTCATGCAATGGATCATCAACCCCTCTGGGGTAGGATCTCAATCAACAATCTGGGCAACAGGAGCTCAAATCAACCTTTCTATATAAGTTCGCATGGGGATACAAGCAACAAGCCTGCTCTATATCTTGAGACAAACCGTATACCTCTCGATTGCCTGTAATGCAACAGCAATGCTGCTTCTCGATGGCAGCTCAAGGAGTAGCATCGCAGAAACAGTGACCTTAACCCTCAGCAACGGCGACAAAATAAAAGGAACATTGATAAAAAGCGAAAGCAATGAGCAAACAACAGTCATCAATCATCCCAGCCTTGGAAGACTGGAAATTCAAGCCAATTCTCTGAAAGCAAAACCAAAAAAAAAGCGCTGGACAGGAAGCTTCTCAGCTGGGGTAACAGGCTCAAATACAGACCAAGACTACGATCTCGATAGTACATCTCAACTGATTACACAATACAAGGA
The window above is part of the Synechococcus sp. WH 8020 genome. Proteins encoded here:
- a CDS encoding tyrosine-type recombinase/integrase, which encodes MGTSAVVRKAGKTHAEALKNRTRIVLEIDKLFQDKRGLDPIGQQFEQDGGPDVDGIVLIHLEQRLKSVGLTDDQINSVLYSREELEKPGLPDEPQPKLPQQLEASLSGSSSYLTWIDRRLKAEAPAATTELSWRGRLRRLADWYGSDHLAGINRKQAAAYKDHLLEQKKPSSVKTELGTMLAFWTWAIDAGEVQINVWSGLKKKLKESTKDDALAPELVQQAKVKALQLKDLGFFLQLYTGCRAMDHQGLRYSDIDMSELSIRLIEWQTETIERRLKGGEKDVRKVPICMKLKAVLEELLPDVVENTSDELIFPKSYDPSLKLFSHRWTVNCKKRYAIKSHAIRSHVITQLGAKNISPCLLYEITRHTQTGMPKVVMGWTRPSWSDVAAVMELLD
- a CDS encoding carbohydrate porin; the encoded protein is MQQVAAGLTLSTGLNKDRSNWTDLDHWQIQLGLSQFAGNPNLNDQLGTDYPLQSLVTPTGMWITQASLERIEGDNKLDWSMNAGVIAIGNNLMDIPILDYYINDTLDTPYNLSVIGYPITPLTATGAQIGLHHNQLGSLDYAYYNLDKTRQIAGSLGVTPLTPKLEGNLQLVQWSINPLANSKQTTTEEGEQNMPDPLIQLGGYISTTNLDVSSNKNMGEGTNRGIYGAVTWPISLPIGKDSRIWISSNFSLDPNNNPLASYTAAGLLSQGILHGRPQDVLAIGLNRSGFSRSITPDQSYEGVIELNYKIQISERLQIQPLMQWIINPSGVGSQSTIWATGAQINLSI
- the xth gene encoding exodeoxyribonuclease III, translated to MKIASWNVNSVRTRLDHVLNWLEHSQADLLALQETKVDDPQFPLEPFLQRGYQVQIHGQKAYNGVALISRTPLEDVRMGFSAELVDDAEAEELGAQKRVISALIDGVRVVNLYVPNGSSLSSDKYSFKLTWLSCLERYLRAIQTRDEPLCVMGDFNIGLDAKDLPDPDRLTGGIMASDRERNALKAALGPDLQDAFRLFEPNSGHWSWWDYRSGAWDRDRGWRIDHIYLDETLRDVARSCSIDKQERGRIQPSDHAPVVVDLAWDFEEDEEVED
- the hemL gene encoding glutamate-1-semialdehyde 2,1-aminomutase, giving the protein MTASNLNTSHSEAIFSAAKALMPGGVSSPVRAFKSVGGQPIVFDRVKGPYAWDVDGNKYVDYIGSWGPAICGHAHPEVISALQEAIEKGTSFGAPCALENTLAEMVIEAVPSVEMVRFVNSGTEACMSMLRLIRAFTGRDKIIKFEGCYHGHADMFLVKAGSGVATLGLPDSPGVPRSTTANTLTAPYNDLESVKQLFAENPDAIAGVILEPIVGNAGFIQPEPGFLEGLRELTKENGALLVFDEVMTGFRISYGGAQAHFGVTPDLTTMGKVIGGGLPVGAYGGRKEIMEMVAPAGPMYQAGTLSGNPLAMTAGIKTLELLKQPGSYEKLTATTERLIQGILDAGREAGLPITGGSVGAMFGFFLCEGPVRNFEEAKATDSVRFGQLHRAMLERGVYLAPSAFEAGFTSLAHSDENIDATIQAFRDSFAAIS
- a CDS encoding FAD-linked oxidase C-terminal domain-containing protein codes for the protein MTNLPRLQLFGTSSVNYDWPALERELRGFLPSKSVVAKRQELLSYDCDGLTMDRHMPRLAVLPETAEQVAQILACCHRQGIPFVARGSGTGLSGGALVEQEALLVVTSRMRRILEIDLENQTITVEPGVINSWVSRAVVGDGFYYAPDPSSQVVCSIGGNVAENSGGVHCLKYGVTSNHVLSLDVVLPNGTPTRLGTSLCDAAELDLRGVFIGSEGTLGIATAITLRLLRAPDAVGVLLADFPSMQAAGEAVRLITRAGVLPAGLEIMDQTCIEAVNEAFGEEEYPPEAGAVLLIELDGQEQEVKQAVTVSTALCREAGAGAIREAWSEEDRARLWKGRKSAISALGRQYPSYYLQDGVVPRTALPRVLEAIDQLSAEHGLVVANVFHAGDGNLHPLILYRASEQGVNERVKALGGAIMNLCLEVGGSISGEHGVGSDKRCYLDQMFSADDLVSMQWVRLAFDPLGRANPGKIFPTPQSCGESMRRSVQLQAEGQSLPAEAIVY